The proteins below come from a single Triticum aestivum cultivar Chinese Spring chromosome 5D, IWGSC CS RefSeq v2.1, whole genome shotgun sequence genomic window:
- the LOC123123487 gene encoding actin-depolymerizing factor 3, translating to MANAVSGVAVSEECVRAFQEMRAGRAHRFVVYKMDDAVQRVVVDKVGGRDAGFDDLTAALPTADCRYAVYDLDFTVGDATAKGADGEAPRSKIFFISWSPASAEVKSKMIYASSNEGFKKELDGTQIDVQATDPSELTLDILKDHAT from the exons ATG GCGAACGCGGTGTCGGGCGTGGCGGTGAGCGAGGAGTGCGTGAGGGCGTTCCAGGAGATGCGCGCGGGGCGCGCGCACCGCTTCGTGGTGTACAAGATGGACGACgccgtgcagcgggtggtggtggacAAGGTGGGCGGCCGCGACGCCGGCTTCGACGACCTCACCGCGGCCCTCCCCACCGCCGACTGCCGCTACGCCGTCTATGACCTCGACTTCACCGTCGGCGACGCCACCGCCAAAGGCGCCGACGGGGAGGCGCCGCGCAGCAAGATTTTCTTCATCTCCTG GTCGCCGGCGAGTGCGGAGGTGAAGAGCAAGATGATCTACGCCAGCTCCAACGAGGGGTTCAAGAAGGAGCTGGACGGCACGCAGATCGACGTGCAGGCCACCGACCCCAGCGAGCTCACGCTCGACATCCTCAAGGACCACGCCACCTAA